A segment of the Phoenix dactylifera cultivar Barhee BC4 chromosome 15, palm_55x_up_171113_PBpolish2nd_filt_p, whole genome shotgun sequence genome:
AGACAGCCTTGATGAAAGTAGTACAATAAAGAAAAGAGGCACATGTTACTTCAGTTACATTTAGATTCTTTTCAAAGTGAGAAAGAACTTGTGATTGCTCTCCGGTTACATGAGCTAAGATTGTTTAACCATAAAGACAATTTCTAGTTTAACAGCAAGATCAAGAAATATCATAAAGACATTCCTacaatgaaaattttgtgaGTTAGTACAATCATTAATTAGTGTGACACTTGCAGAAAGAACAAAATATATGCTTGCCACTAGATTCACTGTATCAGCAAAATTCAAACTATAAAAAGGGTGGACCTGTTCATCTGACGAAATGCTTTTTTATCTCAATAATTCTTTGGTGAAAAATGACATGAAAACTGTAGATTCCCAGAACTTTCGAACTTTATTCACATCATGGGCTGAATAAGCATATATGAAATTAATCAAAGCTTTGAGTGTTGGTCATCACAACTAAAATCAATACTTCTATTTGTTTCAAACTCATGTAGGTCAAAACAGTGTCTAACCGCCAATTAGCCTCCTAAAGTACATGACAATTCCCTCTTGCCCATAGTAAGTGGTCAGCAATTCAAAACCAATGCATAAGATGTTAATGCCATTAATGTTACTTGGAGAGTAATCTATAAAACTCTATGAATACTTTGATGCATAAAGGTAAACCCTATATAGATTGGATACTACTTTCTTATAGAGCTTAAGGTCATTAGATGTCAAGGAACTTACTCAGATTAACACAGTAGGGATGTTCCATTTTGAATAATCAATTCAGAATTATAAATATAAGCatgtaaaaaaaatctatgtgAAAAACTACGAAGGCTTACAGAGCTATTTGTGAGTAGAATAGACTTTGTCTTCCGCAACAACAAGCTCTTCTCTGCAAAACCACAaaaagatggagagagagaaagagattacTGCcaaatacatgcatgcataagtATGTACATGCCTACGTACGTATATATGTGTAGATAACAACTACAATTATTGCAAATAATGCTTGCCTTCATCAATCTCTTCTTTGTCCCAGCAAACATCCAAGTAGCGCAGACCCTTACGGTACTTTCTAAGAGCCATCTTAAAGTCCTGTTTCTGCTTGAAGCAAAAGATTTTAAATTCGGAATGAGTAATCTGATATCTAACAAAACCAAGTGAAACAAGATAGAGAACCTTCAACACAAGTACCACTCTTTTGAAACAATACAAGGATGACATAGACAATCAGAAGATAGTaagatgtacatatatataaaagggTAAGAAATAAAAACACATTAAATTACTTTCACATTGGAAAACCAATTAAAGCAAATATGATGAAAACAAAATCTAAAAACTGAACATTCTACATAAtccaattaaagaaaataaatagcAGCACGAACAGAGATCAAGGTTTAAGAAAATCACCTTGAAGTAGTCATTTCCAAAAGCCTTAGCAGAGTCCACAGCATTCATCCACCATGAGACCTTGCTTGGCTTCTCATCAAGGTCGTTGGGCCAATCTGGATACATATCACCATCTTTGAAAAAAtctgaaactccatcatcagcCCCTTCAGAAAGTTCTCCACAATCCGCAATTATTACATCAACAATGGGATAATCACCATCTCCAACAGGAGTATGCTCAACTGCCCAAATGATTCCCATACCTTTAACCACcttgccaaacacaacatgTTTTCCATCTAGATGAGATGTTCTAGTGGTAGTAATAAAGAACTGAGAGCCATTGGTGTTGGGGCCAGAATTGGCCATTGATAGCATTCCTTTTCTTTCATGTTTCAATAAAAAGTTCTCATCCTCAAAttttagtccatatatggattctcctccagttCCATCACCCATGGATATATCTCCACCTTGTATCATAAAACCTTTGATAACACGATGAAAACATGTACCCTGAAATGAGCAGTTAAAAGTATCATATACTCCAAATAGCTTTATACTGTTGTATAAATCAGAAGAGCAGCAAGACAGTAGAGTTCAGTCATGCGCATTTTGTTGTTTTCATTATTATACAATAGATCAAGTTGAGGAAAAAAAAGTTCAATGGAGAACTGCATGTTAACTCAGTTCAATTTATCAAAGAAATGTTTTGACTatggaatcaaaaaaaaattcttcaaatgATATAAAGAATGTAGATCAGTTTCGCCTTCCAATAGGACAGAGGGACTAAGTTAAAAAAACTTTGCTTGTCATCATGTTCTAACTAAAATGGGTTTCGATATGGTTGACCAAGAATAGAGAAAAAACAATATTAAAACCAGCGTAGCCACAACAAGCATCATATCATCAATTAAGTATCAGCTTCGTGGATCCCACATCAAAATTAGTTCCTATTGAAGACCAAGACCTACAAAACAGTAAGGGGCTTTTCCCACTACCTCCATCCAAGTTTCTCCAAAAGAGATCAGTCAATAATTTGAAGTTAAAACAAATTCAGATCATTATCACATTGCTCTCCCCACTCCATCACTATGCAAAGTATTAAGTGGAAAAACAAccaatgtgaagcatgtcaaatcACAATTGTGCCACAAACAAAACAGTATGTTTAAGATGGAAAGGAATGTGAGATCAACAAGTTCTACACAGGATTGGAGAGCAAAGGGGATCGCATACCTCACCTATTGGGCATTGGGAGAATGGGTATACATTCGTCTAGCCTATTGGATATTGAAGACCTCAAAATATCCTGAGTCCTGATGCAGATTAAAGCCTCTCATATCTTCCAATAAGGTAACTAACCATCAGATTATCTGACAGGTGTAGGAATTGCCTTAATTTCCCTAACTGAAAATCAGACCTTAATTTCCAACATAACACTTTCATTTGTTTTTCTAAATAAATTGTaatacctcaaaaaaaaaaaaaaatagggctCATGGACCGGCCCGAAGGGGGCCAAGCCTAGCCCGACCGCTGACTAGCCCGCCTGTGGGCATGTGGGCCAGCCCGGAGGGGCCAGGCCCGAGGGCTATCCACGCTTGTCCAAGGGGGAAAACAGGGGAAGAAGACCCCGactgggagtcttcttcctcccccgaATCCGGCGGAGGCGAGAGCTCCCAAGGGCCGATCCGAGTTCGATTCGAACTCTAGGATCACGCCTATAAAtctccctttcttctcctctgaTTTCCACCACTAGAACCGCCAGAAGGTGCCACCGATTTCAAGTATTCCTTTCCGAGCCTTCACCTCGATTCCTCGCCGGAAAACCTCGCCGAATCGTCGTAGGACCGAGGTACGACCTGAGCTACCCTCTCTCTCgtttctctggtttctttggaGCCTATGGACCGGCCGAAGGTCGCCGGATTTGGACAGAGTGCTTGGGAAGCTCTGTTATCCCCCGTTTTCAGAAGCTAAGTCTTCTTCAATCTCTATTCGTCACCGACGCATGTCGCCGGGGCCTTCCCCTTGCTCTTCTCGGTGGTCGGAGGCTCCCTTCCCCCAGTTCCTCTCGGTGGCCTGAGGCCATGGCCAAGGTCCCGGCCACGGGATGCCTTTGTTCCACGGTTTAAGGGGTCATAACCCCTATTCATCTTATGGGCCCGGTGCCGCCAGCGACACTATGGGTCGTCGGCCGCCAGGGGTCGCTGACCATAGGCAGCTGCCGCTGCCGAGCACCTATTCGGGAAGAAGAGAGGGCCTCAcaactctcttcttcttctcatatttcttctctcctctctcttaatttctctctctagactttctctctctatccgAATTATTTTTTGCTCTAGATTCTCTCTCTAGTTGgggttctctctctctaaacttGGATCCGGGGAGATCATTGTTTTGAGGGTTCTGGTCATATATCTTGGATAATTTTTAATGATGACTTGGTTCTGTAGGAAAACAATATGTTGAACAAGAGGATGTTGAGCGGGGTTCTGCGCATCTCAATTCATAGATCGTTGTGAGGGCGGATGATTAGTCTGTCTGAGTTTTTCAACAAAATGTAAGAATctttgtacgccaatcctgtatgatataaatatttttacaccTGTTTATGTATGATATTCGATGATCCAGATAAGTAAGAAGCaagaataattttatattaaattatattttgatcgtattCACTTATGGTTGGTATCAtaatggatgcatgcatgcgcataacctacacctgcataattgaatttatggatgtggtgctaTAGACTAactttgatattatttgattgcccgtcgcgggctggaaacgtgaccgtggTTAATCTAAAgctgaaaattaataaaaaggattgatgtgtggatgtgaaATTGAGTAAATAAACATTGACTTTGGGTCGTCTTGTTACTATTGGTTTgtccgtcacaggctctaagtgtgacaatatGGGTTTGCctgtcacaggctctaagtgtgacaatatTGGTTTACCCGTCataggctctaagtgtgacactattagtttgcccgtcacaggctctaaatGTGACAATATTCGTTTGTCTATCACAGGCTCTAAGTATGACACTATTGGTTTGCCCATCACAAGCGCTAAGTGTGATACTATTGGTTTGCTCATCACaagctctaagtgtgacaatattggtttgcccgtcacaggctctaagtgtgacactattggtttgccccgtcacgggctgaaAACGTGACCGGAATGTGGCCCAAagttagaaaaataattgatcCAGATCAAGttgaaagaaaaagcattgaaaacagtaatgaagatttatgagctatcataCGCAATATTATTCTTGTGTGGCTAGATTTTTATTGATGTTTgacgtacatacttatattgattatttgaggctcttgatatccggtttatgatttcatgatatgTGCATCGATTTCTTGTGgttttcaaattcatattattattgtattggtatggatgtgtaggaattcttactagactgtaaagctcacctcccttcttctttcccttttcagagttgcaggatgtaTAGGCATGGATGGGTTGGGCGCGGAGTGCGAGTGTCAGAGTCATCAATTAGTTAGATAATTTAATTGATACCGATGAATAATGAAAGTTCTTATAATTGAACAAATTTGATTATCTGGACATGTTGGATTTgtctatttaaattaattaattaattatggatttattaaatttttgttcatcttaggccttgcatgatctttagggcactattctagggctcatgcggctgGTTGCGTACCGGACCCGAGTGCTAGGTTCGAGGCGTGACATAAATAGCAGCAATCATCTTGACTAGGACTATCACAGAAGTCATACACTTGAGTACAAAATAATTGCTATTCTTTGAGTAAAACAGTAGCACAGTCGCTACCATTTCattgagaatttgaaatgatggGAACAAAATAATAATCATTAATCAAATTCAAATAACTATTGCCAAAGGGAAATAGGGTCATTACTAAAGATAAGTTCCACAATGTGCAAAACATGTTCGCCTTCAAAATAATATTGTCAGCAACAGTAGCACTCCTCTTGATACAAACCCTATATATATTAGCCCAGACGGTGGAAAAGCCAGGGGATGCcggtctctctctctatatatatatttatatatgcacACCCGCGTGCATATTGGTTGCATGTCTCATAGGCACAAACCACACTATTACTAAATAAATAAGCAATATGCATTTAATAATAattcattttttaaatttaaacatgacAAGAACATAAGCATAGGAAGAAAATGGTAAGATGCTCACaagaatatctttttttttcatctttttaaGACTTTGAAAGAACAACAAAGATGGCCAAtgtatactttttctttttcccacatCCAGACCATCAAACTTCCAACTCGGTCGACTCGTGACGCAAGTCGACTCAGTAGAAAACTGGTTGTTCCAGCATCTATATTATATAGCACGAGACACCTAAAGATTCTTATTACCAGTCGACTCGCTTGAGTCGCTTTCTAAATaattgaaccaaaaaaaaaacaacaacaaaagaTATGCACAACGACTGAATGTTCCTCTGCGGACAACCCCAGGTGAGGACAACACCAAGCCCATGAGGACAAGAacccaagaccaaaaccaaggAAAAGACTCTGATACCCTCAAACACCAGAACAAGAAGCCGCCTTTCGCCCCACAATTCCTCCAACTCCAAgggcaaataaaagaaaaacaatcgAACAAGCCAGAAACACAGCGACAGGAGGTACCTTGTAGTGGAGCGGCACGCCGGTATTAGGCCCGATGCCTTTCTCCCCGGTGCACAGCGCCCTGAAGTTCTCCGCCGTCCTCGGCGCCACCCCGTCATAGAGCTCCACCACGATCCTCCCTTCCATCTCCCCTCCGATGCTGATATCCATGTAGCACCGCGGATTCGCCGCCCTCTTCTCCTCCCCTCCCTCCATCTCTCTAcactcactcactctctctctcttcccccccaATAAACCGCCCTCAGAAACCCTAATCTCCCTCAAATTTTCTTCTCCGTTGGAGCGCACCAGTGGCCTCCTTAGGAGAAGCGCTTTACATTCAAATCGAAACTCCCCCCCTTCCTTTAATAATGCCCACGATGGGTTAATAATATGTTGACATAAAtaaattctttttaaatttttttcccaatttattGCGAGACTGGATGGGGATTAATGGTGTGGAATGTTGGCCCAAACGTGGGCGCATATGAGCTATCTTGACACCATCGGTACTGAGTTACAAGTTACCTGTGCAGATCTTCACCATACACAATGTGCCCTGCAGGCCAGCTTAATTATACTAAAAAATGACTCAGCCACAGTAATCAATTCAATCTAGAATAGCCCGAGCAGTATGGAGATCATTTCTTGATTCGAGACATCTGAACGATGGATAAGAATGAGGAGGTCTTATAGACCAAGCATGTATTTAAAGAGACCAATGGGGCAATAGGTTGAGTAGCTACTTACGTGGCCAGCCATTCTGATGGTATTTTATAtattcgagaggaggagctgctTAAGGCACTCCGTGATATTTTGTTTGCTGATTTTATTGAATATGTTTGTACCATGCAGTATGACTCGCACTCTTTAGCAGCAgcaataatgataataataataataaaataacgcGTGCGCAAACCCTAGTGCGGCATTTGGTGGGTTATTGTGCTCTCAACTCCTTGCGTGGGTGTGATTAATTATGTTATCTGCTCTTCATTTCTGGGTTTGTTTACTGGATGTGATGAGTCAGCGAGGACAAGATTTTTTTGGCTCCTTCCGGATTGGTCGTTGGGGTGTCAGAGAGTGGCGTCCAGGGCTGCGATCGATGGTGGGTTGCACTTTTGGACGGTCCTGCGTGGCATTTGGTTTACGAAGGTGGCATCCTTATATACAATGCGAGTTTGAAAGGTGTTAATTATTAGAAGTTTGTTTGGTCTTATTATAGATTAGTTGGATAAGCATTGTCACTATGAAATatgatattttttgttttttttttccttcttggtAAGAGACGGAGATCCAAGTCTCTAACTCTGCATATTGTTTATTAGGAAGAACGTGTTTGCTGGGCTATTGTGCAATTCTAGTACTCTTTCAGAATGAAACTGGCAAAAGTAATTTACTGATTAGGTTTTCTATTTGTGTGCGCGTTAAAATGGATGAATAATATAAATCTAATATGAGTATAGCtttaaaagttaaaaaataaaatattaaaaaaataaaaccgtACGATTTATTTAAGTATCTCATCATAATGATCGgcaataaaaaaatgcaatttaGTCACGGTATTATACGTGCCACGATAAATATAACTCATTCTAAAGATAATAAttagatttattacataatattttttaagataAAATAAGAAACCAATGTATTGGGCACTCTAAAATATATGGTGTTGGAAATGGAGAAAGGACATGCAAGAAAGTTTGCATGCACCATCCTTATAAATATCTATCTACGGGGTAGATATTAAGAGGGAGGAGTACCCGGGTGCATGTCATTGGCTTGTGGGGCATTAACAGTTACTTAAACATAAAGCTAAAGGCTCTAAACAAATCTCAACCActcatttctctctctctcctaatAAGAAATCTTCATTCTTATATTTTCTTTAGTGCAGCAAAAGGTGGAAGCTTACCGTCAAATCTAAGATCAAAAGAAGCTACAAATTTGTTAACAGTTTCTATGGTTtgcatcctctttttttttttctttttttttttgatacaatggTAACCCACACCAACATGAGTATATCcggaaagataaaaaaaaaaaaagtgtcgatggaaggaggaagaaacaaACTCAAGACTCTTCTAGAGAAACTTTTCTGAATGGTGCGCAACATAAGTGCAATATAGTCGGCAGCACTATTCGCCTTCCAAGAGGATACTATctttattcattcatttattcaCCTCCGCCCCTACCCTGGAGGgtccttccccccccccccccccccccccccaatagAAAAGTAGGATAAAAAAACAGTACCCCCTCTGATGACTTCTAAATTTATACGTGCATGAAACCATGCACCATTATTGACCTTGAACAATATTATATAGCTTTGATTTCATGGCTTACAATTTCAATCGAAAGTTTCCACTGTGGGGTCATTCATAAACAGCATAATCTTCTGCGGATGAGAAGGCATACCACCTCTCAGCCTCACATCTTGGGTTCCACCAGCCTGCCACTCACGTCTTGGTGCACCATTCAAGTAAAGTTGCGCTGCCTTTCCTAAAACCATAGCCGCTGACCAAAACTCGATGCACATGACGGAGTCTACTGATAGCAAGCAATATGCTCTGTTTATATGACGAAATTTTTTTCGTTCTAAGAATGGTGAATTCGTTGCTCAAAGtttcaaaaacaataaatacaTAGCATGTCAACAAACAACAATGGTGAGTTCACTTGGAAAGGAGAACATCAAATACTACAAATGAATTCAAATAACATTTACTTCTTTGCTTTTAAGATATCTACTTGTCTCAATGGtaacaaagaaaataaaaaacacaCTTTCTGACTTCCTTGCATTGTACTTGGTGAACTAGGCGATGCCCTTGGTCAAATCCCTCCTTTCATTGAAATGGTGGTTCTCCATTCATTTGCAATATCTGGACTTGGGTACCTTATCTCGAGTAGGACCTCTTTCCCTTTCTCTTCAACCCATTTGTTTATTTGTTGGCCTGTTTTCCACAAGCAATGTCATTGCCATTCTCCCCTTTAACGCCTGGGATTTTTCATGACCTCGGATTTTTCCTTCTATTATTTCAAGCATCACTTGTCAGATCCACCCTCTTATAATTAAggagaccatcacccagtctaCAGACAGCTTCTTTGTTGTGCATATATGGTGATGAAGAAGCTTTCTCTACATCAAATGATATCTGCTACAAAGTATAAACATGACTTTATGTCAAGAAGCCCCTGTGACCATTGATTCAGTGATGGTAGAACTATACCTGACCAATCTATCATACCGGCACTTTCTCAAGGGTGGTCATATCTACAAGAGACGTCACCAAGCATTGTAACTTTCTTGTCAAtgcttcatccaaaaaaaaaaaagctttcttGTCAATGCTGGTGTCAAGATTTGAATAGAATATTGTAGTGCCTGTGCCTGTCTAACAAAGCCCACTGATCTGTTTCTGAGAGACCATTCTAATTACAAGGCCTGTAATGTGAACTTCAGTCTTCCTCCACTCGGGGGAAAAAAATAGAGCCAATGCTGACCGCACTTTTTGATACAACAGCTCTTAGCATTTCAGAAAGGCGCTCAACTTGCAGCATTAACAGTAACCCAACCGGGGCTTCATTGCAAGGCACTGTCTGGATATCACCCAGATGCTAGTAAATCCCATGGTCTAGCTCCAAATGATTGATACTTGGGCTAGCTCATGGAATCCCTCACAGATTTCGTGTTGTCGCTATTTGGCTCATTATTGATCCAATCAGAGAAAGATTTTCTTCAAGTCGTTCAACTCGAATCTTCATAATAAAACTAGAACAAGATGGAAGAATTACGAAAGTAGGGCCTAAgtctcattttcttttattaatgattaaaaaatcaaaatacataATCTATATTTATAATAGTGAAGTCTGCCTTTATATGATTTGGGTCGGATGCCCCTTTTTAATCTTAATAGGactttattttctaaaatagataTCATTAGTAGAAATCTTCTACAAAAAGCTAAAATTATGGAAGAAGTAGATCTTGACTTCTACATTAACTCTATCTTCTAATTCTTCTTGGATAAAGATGTACGTTCGACTAAAGTCTTACCCGaaaaagaaatttttgatttgaccgGTCCGTTTTAAATCTCAAACGATAGAATTTGTACTCGATCACTAGGGGCCTCGCTCTCTAAAAGGCGTAGCATCATGTAGAAGATCTTGACAATTGcccgatttaaaaaaaaaaaaacgaccaTGTCAATCAAACGTCGTACCACCAAGTTGCGGCCTTCGGAAGTTTTGGGCACGACTCAATTTTCTGATATGGCGGATCTTGCTTCTAAACTCTATCCAGCCTtactcgtagtggccaaagtaaAATCCTCCTAAATCAACTATGCTCTTGTTACTCGGAACAACTTGCCCCCAGTCCTCCTATCACCCGTTCCATTTTAGAGATGGTATACCAATATAGGAGGCGAAATAGGCAGCCCATTGGTAGCGTGTTAGGGGCAGTAGGTAACGTAGGGCCACCAATCTGCCACCAACCCTACCCCACTCTCTTCAACCAATGAAAGGCTCAGGCGAGTCATAAATCTTTCATCTTGAGCTGGACTGCTATGGGGCTGTCCCCATAACTCACTAGGAGAGATATCGACCAATTATAAAGGAACCCCTAGTCGTCCAACCATGCTGAAACTTGGCTCAGCTCGAGTACAGGAGACAAAAGTACACCAGCCAACAGTGGGAGGGCATTCATACAGAATATTGCAGCAATCAATGCCTTCCTCTCTTGCAAACACAGCCATTCATGCAGTGGGAGGGCATTTCATACAGGATATAAGATctatcaatgccttcttctcttGCAAACACGGCCATTCATGCAATCCCCCATGAGTGCTGAACATCTGCAAGTGGTAGGAATTCACTCCACGGCATCagactgaatttttttaaaatattctgAGTCTCACCTCAAGACAGAAATATGGGTTATATGTTTGAATTGATCTCTCAAACAGAACAATTCAACCAGATCAGCCGACTGCGTCACCCTCGCTCTCTAATCACCATTACATCAAAAATTATCTCTAAGTACCATGTTAATGTGGGCGAGATTCAAAACCATGGCAGGCAAATTGAACAACTTTTATTGAGAAGCATATCCACAGTCATTATCCGGCAAACAGACATGTAGAAATGATgctagttttcaaaagagaacaATGGTTCTCTACATCCTGTGATCTATCGGTACTTCATGTCTGCACTGCCTAATTATAGATTTATAGTATAGGTTGAAATATTACTTGTTAAAATTGTTTTTTATCTGCAGAACTTGTAGATGCAGCATTGCCTCATTCTATTTTTCTTGCATTCAAAAATCCAGTATCATCTGATGCTCATCCTACACTCACTACAAGTCGGCGAGCTGCTCAGATGGTGCTATCTTGGTTTATTTAACTCATACAATGCTACTCCATCCTgttgcatgaaaaaaaaatctgataaatcgaagaaaaataattgaatacTTTTGCAGAACCCTGGTATTATTCAGTAATGTTGTAATAAACAACAGGCCTCCGGCCATTTTAATATGAGACGATGAATTTATGCAGTCTATACCTGAAGAGGAAGGCCACTTTGATAACAAAGCACGAGCTAACAGACTATATGCAGATTCACTGTTTACAGTACTATTTTCACAATTGGGCACATAGAAAACTAGGTTCCTCCCCTTATTTTCCTGTTCCTTTTCTGCTACATATTTGCTATCGAACCACCAATTTAGAATTCTTTGGTCCACCATTTTTGTGAAAAATTTGTTGTCCACACATCTTTGGTAATCATCAAGTTCACTGTGTCATCATCATATTATGGCAGCCAGTTATAACCATGCtatttttttggcattattattTCAGCCTTGCAAGCATGCAAAAAAACACGAGTCAGGAAAGCAGCAATGCAACAATGTGTGCAGTTCTTGGTTGAGCCAAATAATGACGTTCGATCACTAATGAGACTTGGATTATGCTTGATCCCTTCACTTAGTTTTTTCAGATATGAGCTTATTTCGTTCCTCAAGGTCATCCATAAATGTTCTTCTTTCACTTAATATTGACATGGTAGATCCTTGATTGATCCtaattcttgttgcattcagAAGTTTAGCACATACAGATATGGAATCTGAATGCATATTTGTCTCAGGAACTTGTGTCTCTCATGCATTATGTTGCTGAAATTCTTTGGACATTGACTCCTTGCAAGGTTGGTCTATATAACTTATATTAGCTTTCTCTGATCATGTATTTTTGTGGACTTACTAAAACTAAATTTTTGAATCCAAGTTTGTAATATAGCTTCAACAAACCTGAGGGGGAAA
Coding sequences within it:
- the LOC103711990 gene encoding peptidyl-prolyl cis-trans isomerase CYP40-like — its product is MEGGEEKRAANPRCYMDISIGGEMEGRIVVELYDGVAPRTAENFRALCTGEKGIGPNTGVPLHYKGTCFHRVIKGFMIQGGDISMGDGTGGESIYGLKFEDENFLLKHERKGMLSMANSGPNTNGSQFFITTTRTSHLDGKHVVFGKVVKGMGIIWAVEHTPVGDGDYPIVDVIIADCGELSEGADDGVSDFFKDGDMYPDWPNDLDEKPSKVSWWMNAVDSAKAFGNDYFKKQDFKMALRKYRKGLRYLDVCWDKEEIDEEKSLLLRKTKSILLTNSSACKLKLGNSKGALLDADFALREREGNAKAYYRQGQAHMSLNDVDAAVESFKKALELEPNDGGIKKELAAAKKKIADRRDQERKAYSRMFQVSVKSDANNEVYNWD